A region of the Candidatus Rokuibacteriota bacterium genome:
CCCGACGGCCTCCACGTCAGCCTCGAGTACAGCACCGACCTCTTCGAGCCCGCCACCATGGAGCGCCTGCTCGGCCACTACGAGCATCTGCTGGAGGGCATCGTCACCGATCCCGCCCAGCCCCTCTCCCGCCTCCCCCTCCTCACCCCTGCCGAGCGCCACCAGCTCCTCGTCGACTGGAACGCCACCCGCCGCCATGTCCCCTCCGAAACCACGCTCCACGCCCTCTTCGAGGCCCAGGCCGCCCGCACCCCCGACGCCATTGCTGTGACCGGCGAAGGGCAGGCCCTCAGCTACCGCGAGCTCGACCGCCGCGCCAACCGCCTCGCTCACGCCCTCCACGCCCACGGCGTCGGCCCGGATTCGCTGGTCGGCCTGTGCATGGAGCGTTCCCCCGCCCTCGTCGTCGCCCTCCTCGGCATCCTCAAGGCCGGCGGGGCTTACCTGCCCCTCGATCCGACCTATCCGCCCGAGCGCCTCCGCTTCATGCTCGAGGACGCCGCGCCGACCGTGGTCGTCGCCGATGCGCGGAGGGCCGCCTCGCTGCCGGCCACCGAGGTGCCGGTGCTCGATCTCGACGCCCTCGTGGACAGTCTCGCCACGCGCGCGGACGACGGCCCCGCCGGCGCCGTCAACGGCTCGCATCTGGCGTACGTCCTCTACACGTCCGGCTCCACCGGCCGGCCCAAGGGCGTGGCGGTCCCGCACCGGGCGGTGACACGCCTCGTCGTCAACACCGACTACATCGCCCTCGGGCCGGCTGACGCCGTGGCCCAGCTCTCCACCGTCTCCTTCGACGCGGCGACCTTCGAGATCTGGGGGGCCCTGCTCCACGGGGCGCGCCTGGTGATCATCCCGAAGGAGACGGCGCTGGCGCCGCGCGACCTCGCCGCCGCCCTCGATGGGCACCGGATCACGACGCTGTTCCTCACGACCGCTCTCTTCAATCAGATGGCGCGGGAGGCCCCCGCGGCGTTTCGCGGCGTGCGGACCTGTCTCGTCGGGGGCGAGGCCGTCGACCCGCGGTGGATGCGGGAGGTCCTCGAGCACGCCCCGCCGGCCAGGCTGCTGCACGTGTACGGCCCCACCGAGACGACGACGTTCGCCTCGTGGTACGAGGTGGAGTCGGTGGCGCCCGGGGCCGTGACGGTTCCGATCGGCCGGCCCATCGCCAACACCCAGATCTACATCCTCGATGCGCGCCTCTCTCCGGTGCCCATCGGCGTGGGCGGCGAGCTCTGCATCGGCGGCCCCGGCCTGGCCCGGGGCTACCTGAACCGCCCCGAGCTCACCGCGGAGCGGTTCATCCCGGACCCGTTCAGCGACGACCCGGAGGCGCGGCTGTACCGGACCGGTGACCTCGCGCGGTTCCTGGCCAACGGGAACATCGAGTTCCTCGGCCGCATGGATCAGCAGGTCAAGATCCGCGGTCACCGCGTGGAGCCCGGAGAGATCGAGACGGCGCTCGGCCGGCATCCGCTGCTGCGCGAGGTCGTGGTCGTGGCCCCCGATCATCCCTCGCTCGGCCGGCGTCTCGTGGCGTACGTGGTCGCCGACCCGGGGCACGCTCCCGCGGCCGGAGAGCTGCGCGCGTTCCTCAGGCAGATGCTGCCCGACTACATGGTGCCGGCCGCCTTCGTGTTCCTCGATCACCTGCCGCTCACCGCCAACGGCAAGGTGGACCGCGCGGCGCTCCCCGAGCCGGCTCCCCACGCCGGGGAGGAGCGCGAGAGCGCGGCGATCGCACCCCGGAGCCCTCTCGATCTCCTCCTGACCCAGATCTGGGAGGAACTCCTGGAGGTCCGGCCGATCCGGATCACCGACAACTTCTTCGACCTGGGCGGCCACTCGCTGCTCGCGGTACGCATGATGGATGCGGTCGAGCGCGTGTGCGGCCGGAGGCTTCCGCTCGCGACCCTGTTCGAGGGCGCCACGATCGAGCACCTGGCGACGGCGCTGGTCCGGGAGGAGGCCCGGAGCCTCGGCTCACCGGTGACGGCCATCAAGCCGTCGGGATCCCGCCCCCCCTTCGTCTTCCTGCACGGCGACTTCACCGGGGGGGGCTTCTACTGCCTGAACGTGGCCCGCCAGATGGACCCCGAGCAGCCGTTCTGGGCGCTCCACCCGCACGGGCTCGACGGGGGGCCCGTCCCATCCTCCATCGAGGCCATGGCCGCGGATCACGTCACGGCGCTCCGAGCCTGTCGACCTGACGGCCCCTATCTGCTCGGCGGCCATTGCAACGGGGGCCTGGTGGCGCTCGAGATGGCGCGCCAGCTCCGCGCGATGGGCCAGGAGATTCCGCTGCTGGTCCTGCTCGACTCGCAGGCTCCGAACGCGTGGCTGCGGACCCTGCTCCGGACCGGAACCATCGCGGGTCATCTCCGGGGCCTCGACCGGGGGCAGCGGGAGGAGCTGGGAGTCCTCCTGAAGCGGCGCGTGCTGGCCGTGGGGGCGCGGGGACGCTACTACCGCCGCCGCGCGCGCGAGCTGGCGCGCCGGGGAGCCGGCGCAGCGGCGCGCCTGGTGCTCGCCAAGCTCCAGGGACGCGGCGGGCCCGACGCTCCTCCGAGCGTGCCCTGGACACCGCTGGCCGCCGATGGGACGACGGCCATCGATCTCTACCATCGCGCTGTCGAGCGCTACCTGCCCCGGCGGTATCCGGGGCGGATCACGGTACTCCGGGCGGCCGAGACCGACCCGGGCCGGCCTGATCTCGGGTGGGCCTCGCTGGCCGATGAGGTCGAGATCCACGTGGTGCCGGGGGACCATCTCACCTCCATCACCCGACACGCCGGGGCCGTCGGCGCATGCCTGCGGCAGTGCCTGAGCGGGACGGCGTCACGATGACCGCCGCGCCGAGCGCGCCGGCTGTCACGCTGCGGTCCGATTCGTGCTGGCGGGCGCCGGATGAGCGGCTCACCCTGTGCCCCGCTCTGGTTCACGTCTGGCGGGCGGGGCTGGACTGGGAGCCGGCACGCATCCGGGAGGCCGAGACGGCGCTCGCGCCCGATGAGCAGGCGAGGGCACAGCGGTTCTTCTTCGAGCGCGACCGCACCCGGTACGTCGCGGGCCGGGCGACCCTGAGGGCGATTCTCGGTCGCTACCTGGGCGTGCCACCCGAAGGCGTCGGGCTCTGCTATGGCCCTCGCGGCAAGCCCGCCCTGGCCTCGAGCCAGACAGCGGCAGCTCTCCGCTTCAATCTCGCCCATTCCGATGGGCTGGCCCTCTATGCCATCACCCTGGGACGGGAGCTCGGCGTCGACCTCGAGCGGCTCCGGCCCGAGTTCGCCACCGATGCCGTCGCCGAGAACTTCTTCTCGAGCGCGGAGGTGGCCACCCTGCGCGGGCTGAGCACCGGTCGGCAGGTGCGGGCGTTCTTCGACTGTTGGACCCGGAAGGAAGCCTATATCAAGGCGCGGGGGGACGGTCTCTGGCTACCGCTGGACCGCTTCGAGGTGGCGCTGGCGCCGGGTGAGCCGGCCGCGCTGCTGGCCACTCACGACGACCCCGCCGAGGCCAGGCGCTGGTCGCTCCGCCAGCTGCAGCCGGGACCCGGCTACGCGGGCGCCCTGGCGGTGGAAGGCGGCGGCTGGCGCCTCGAATGCTGGCAGTGGCCGGAAGGGCTGGCCTCGGCGTGTCAGCCGTGAACGCGGCGCCAGCCGTGGGGCTGGCCTGCCTCGCGGCCTTGTGCTCGGCGGCCGCGCCGGGCCAGGCCCGCGAGACGGTCGAGCACGTCATCACGTTCGACAGGGTCAAGGTGCGCGCCCTGCCCCGTCTGACCGGCACGGTGGACCGGCCCGCGGCCGAGCCCGGCGCCGAGGACTACCGCGGCGCGGTCACCATCGCGCCGGGCGGAGCGCTGGGCTTCGCGCCCGGCCCCGGACGGGTCAACCCGAGCTTCGTGGAGCGCGGCTTCGTCGTCGAGGCTTTCTGGGCCATCAGGACGGGCACGCCCGAGGGGCGCTTCGTCGCCGCGCACTTTCATCCGAAGGACCTGGCAACCGGCTTCGAGGCGCAGCACTGGGGCTACCGGGACGAACTGCACGGGGTCCACATCCGCGCCCTCGACGGCAGGGCCTTCCGGCTCAAGAGCCTGCGCTACCGCGTGACGCGGAATCGCGAGCTGCGCGACCGCCCGTTCAGCATCGACGGCTTCTCGAACTTCAGCGTGAACGTGCTGATCAGCGCCAGCTTCGATCCGCGGCTCTCGGTCCGCACCCAGTTCACGGCCTTCCCCATCGGCCTCGCCCTCGGCAACGATCCCGACCTGCCGTTCCTCACGCTGCCGATCCTCGGCGTCGAGCGGGTCACCCAGCTGTTCGTCGCCAGCTCTGCCAGCGTCGACCTCGACGACATCGTCCTGGAGGCGGCCCCGGTCTCCGCGGCCGATGCGCCCCCGGAGCCGGCCCAGCCTGATG
Encoded here:
- a CDS encoding 4'-phosphopantetheinyl transferase superfamily protein codes for the protein MTAAPSAPAVTLRSDSCWRAPDERLTLCPALVHVWRAGLDWEPARIREAETALAPDEQARAQRFFFERDRTRYVAGRATLRAILGRYLGVPPEGVGLCYGPRGKPALASSQTAAALRFNLAHSDGLALYAITLGRELGVDLERLRPEFATDAVAENFFSSAEVATLRGLSTGRQVRAFFDCWTRKEAYIKARGDGLWLPLDRFEVALAPGEPAALLATHDDPAEARRWSLRQLQPGPGYAGALAVEGGGWRLECWQWPEGLASACQP